A portion of the Betta splendens chromosome 2, fBetSpl5.4, whole genome shotgun sequence genome contains these proteins:
- the atg13 gene encoding autophagy-related protein 13 isoform X3, with the protein MDSELSPQDKKDLDKFIKFFALKTVQVIVQARLGEKICTRSSSSPTGSDWFNLGIKDIPEVTHEAKKALAGQLPGIGRSMCVEISLKTSEGDSMELETWCLEMNEKCDKDIKVSYTVYNRLSVLLKSLLAITRVTPAYKLSRKQGHDYVILYRIYFGEVQLSGLGEGFQTVRVGVVGTPIGTVTLSCAYRTNLAFMSNRQFERSAPIMGIIVDHFVDPPCSSQRPANMGQPCNYRAPDEEDGGQFAGVQDSQEVCNTSFSTSPPSQCVCTLSPSPSKLSKPLPLDSLQLPLAPGLVTHTVLHTGKEGGVVLVPAQPPQGADTHLTVEHAPNTPGSSFLSGEDDGLSQSGEGRRDDRRSVSPSDPVESLNAFTRKVGAFVNKPNTQMTIASLDLPFAAFAPRGLDTEENDPMVHPPESPPCLSPLQGSLHSEGSEGSGPQDDFVMVDFRPAFSKDDLLPMDLGTFYREFQNPPQLASLSLHISSQSMADDLDSLPEKLAVYEKNIDEFDAFVDMLQ; encoded by the exons ATGGACAGTGAACTGAGCCCCCAGGATAAAAAGGATTTAGACAAGTTCATTAAGTTCTTTGCCCTGAAG ACTGTTCAGGTTATTGTCCAAGCTCGTCTTGGAGAGAAGATCTGCACTCGGTCATCCTCATCGCCCACTGGCTCTGATTGG TTTAATTTGGGCATCAAAGACATCCCAGAGGTGACCCATGAAGCCAAGAAGGCACTGGCTGGCCAGCTTCCAGGTATCGGACGCTCCATGTGTGTTGAGATCTCCCTGAAAACATCAGAG GGAGACTCAATGGAGTTAGAAACTTGGTGCCTGGAGATGAATGAAAA gtgcGATAAAGACATCAAGGTGTCCTATACAGTCTACAATCGTCTGTCGGTCCTTCTTAAGTCTCTTCTGGCCATTACTAGAGTAACACCTGCCTATAAGCTGTCTAGGAAGCAGGGACACGACTATGTCATCCTGTACAG GATCTATTTTGGAGAAGTCCAGCTCAGTGGATTAGGAGAAG GTTTCCAGACAGTGCGTGTTGGTGTTGTTGGTACTCCTATTGGCACAGTTACACTTTCATGTGCATATCGCACCAACTTGGCGTTCATGTCTAACAG GCAGTTTGAGCGGTCGGCTCCTATCATGGGCATCATTGTGGATCATTTTGTGGATCCTCCCTGCAGCAGCCAGCGGCCTGCAAACATGGGACAGCCCTGCAACTACAG GGCACCagatgaggaagatggaggacaaTTTGCAGGAGTTCAGGATTCACAAGAGGTCTGCAACACAtccttctccacctcccctccctctcag tgtgtgtgtacactgagTCCGTCCCCCTCTAAACTGTCTAAGCCCCTTCCCTTGGACAGTCTGCAGCTTCCATTGGCTCCTGGACTTGTCACTCACACT GTACTCCATACTGGGAAGGAGGGTGGGGTTGTATTGGTTCCCGCTCAGCCACCCCAGGGAGCTGATACTCATCTGACAGTAGAGCACGCTCCCAACACACCTGGCAGCAG TTTCCTCAGTGGTGAAGATGATGGTCTGTCCCAGAgtggggaaggaaggagggatgaCAGGAGGAGCGTTTCTCCCTCTGATCCAGTAGAGTCGCTCAATGCATTTACAAGGAAAGTCGGGGCCTTTGTCAATAAACCCAACACACAG ATGACAATAGCCAGTCTGGACCTGCCGTTTGCTGCATTTGCTCCTCGAGGCCTGGACACAGAAGAAAACGATCCGATG gtacACCCTCCAGAATCTCCTCCTTGTCTGTCGCCACTGCAGGGCAGCCTTCACTCTGAGGGCTCAGAGGGATCGGGTCCGCAAGATGATTTCGTCATGGTTGACTTT CGGCCAGCCTTCTCTAAAGATGACTTGCTCCCAATGGATCTTGGTACATTCTACAGAGAGTTTCAAAACCCTCCACAGCTGGCCAGCCTCTCACTACACATCAGCTCCCAGTCCATGGCTGATGACTTG GACTCGCTGCCAGAGAAATTGGCAGTCTATGAGAAAAACATAGACGAGTTTGACGCTTTTGTGGACATGCTCCAgtag